In a single window of the Sphingosinicella microcystinivorans genome:
- a CDS encoding SDR family NAD(P)-dependent oxidoreductase, with protein sequence MGKLAGKTAIITGAASGIGRASAELFAEEGARVFLADRSEAVRDVAAGIGDAAAAFTGDVGDKGFVDSLVAAATADGPLDIAFANAGISGGMNRLLDLEVGEWEEVLRVNLIGAFLLVQAAAREMVKAGKGAILCTASVAGLRSGAGGSPYSASKAGVINFVQTSAYQLSGTGIRINAICPGVIETGMTKPMFDMARERGTEGKIGQLNPLKRAAQPVEVARLAAFLVSDDASYVNGQAVAVDGGLSASHPVVPGKIW encoded by the coding sequence ATGGGCAAGCTTGCAGGCAAGACGGCGATCATCACGGGCGCGGCGAGCGGCATCGGCCGCGCCAGCGCCGAGCTGTTCGCCGAGGAGGGCGCGCGCGTCTTCCTCGCCGACCGCAGCGAGGCTGTGCGCGACGTCGCCGCCGGGATCGGCGACGCCGCTGCGGCGTTCACCGGGGACGTGGGCGACAAGGGCTTCGTCGACAGCCTCGTCGCGGCGGCGACGGCGGACGGCCCGCTCGATATCGCCTTTGCCAACGCGGGCATCTCCGGCGGCATGAACCGGCTGCTCGACCTCGAGGTCGGCGAATGGGAAGAGGTGCTGCGCGTCAACCTGATCGGCGCGTTCCTGCTGGTGCAGGCCGCGGCGCGCGAGATGGTGAAGGCGGGGAAGGGGGCGATCCTCTGCACGGCGTCGGTCGCGGGACTCCGCTCGGGCGCGGGCGGCTCGCCCTACAGCGCCTCGAAGGCCGGGGTCATCAATTTCGTGCAGACGAGCGCCTACCAGCTTTCCGGCACGGGCATAAGGATCAACGCGATCTGCCCCGGCGTCATCGAGACCGGCATGACCAAGCCGATGTTCGACATGGCGCGCGAACGCGGCACCGAAGGCAAGATCGGCCAGCTCAACCCGCTGAAACGCGCGGCGCAGCCGGTCGAGGTCGCGCGGCTGGCGGCGTTCCTCGTCTCGGACGACGCGTCCTACGTGAACGGGCAGGCTGTCGCGGTTGACGGCGGACTCTCCGCATCGCACCCGGTCGTGCCGGGCAAGATCTGGTAG
- a CDS encoding polysaccharide deacetylase family protein has product MLAPSEKQYISFGPEFGQRVLVFVDTEEEFDWTQPKSRDSTSVKSVKSLPKVHSLMRGFGIKPAYMVDYPVATTAESVEVLRGLSEGEGATIGAQLHPWVNPPFIERVGSLNSFPGNLPREVERAKIKALTDAIAENFGAAPIVYRAGRYGVGPNTEALLDELGYRMDVSVRPYFDYRDEGGPSFRGIRPQLYWTGPERRLLELPLTSTFTGGLRVFGERAFALATRVPRLNGLLSRTSLLGRVALTPEGIPLDEAIQAIELLVEAGTQIFSISFHSPSVEPGHTPYVRDARDLADFYAWWDGVLTTLTRAGVKPAGVEEIVAAAHAQRDGNAPAALAEQAASV; this is encoded by the coding sequence ATGCTGGCGCCTTCGGAAAAACAGTACATCTCATTCGGCCCCGAATTCGGCCAGCGCGTGCTCGTTTTCGTCGATACCGAAGAGGAATTCGACTGGACGCAGCCCAAGAGCCGCGATTCGACCTCGGTGAAATCGGTGAAGTCGCTGCCGAAGGTGCACAGCCTGATGCGCGGCTTCGGCATCAAGCCCGCCTACATGGTCGATTACCCGGTGGCGACGACGGCGGAGAGCGTCGAGGTGCTGCGGGGACTGTCGGAGGGCGAGGGCGCCACGATCGGTGCGCAGCTCCACCCGTGGGTGAACCCGCCGTTCATCGAGCGGGTCGGCAGCCTCAACAGCTTCCCCGGAAACCTGCCGCGCGAGGTCGAACGCGCCAAGATCAAGGCGCTGACCGACGCCATCGCCGAGAATTTCGGCGCGGCGCCGATCGTCTACAGGGCCGGGCGCTACGGCGTCGGGCCGAACACCGAGGCGCTGCTCGACGAGCTCGGCTACCGCATGGACGTGTCGGTGCGCCCCTATTTCGACTACCGCGACGAGGGCGGCCCCAGCTTCCGGGGCATCCGCCCGCAGCTCTACTGGACGGGGCCGGAACGCCGGCTCCTCGAACTGCCGCTGACCTCCACCTTCACCGGCGGACTGCGCGTGTTCGGCGAGCGCGCCTTCGCGTTGGCGACGCGCGTGCCGCGCCTCAACGGCCTGCTGTCGCGCACCTCGCTGCTCGGCCGGGTGGCGCTGACGCCCGAGGGCATCCCGCTCGACGAGGCGATCCAGGCGATCGAACTGCTCGTCGAGGCCGGGACGCAGATCTTCTCCATCTCCTTCCATTCGCCCTCGGTGGAGCCGGGCCATACGCCCTACGTGCGCGACGCGCGCGACCTCGCCGACTTCTACGCCTGGTGGGACGGCGTGCTGACGACGCTGACGCGCGCAGGCGTGAAGCCCGCCGGCGTCGAGGAGATCGTCGCCGCGGCCCACGCCCAGCGCGACGGGAACGCCCCCGCCGCTCTTGCGGAGCAGGCCGCGAGCGTCTAA
- a CDS encoding multidrug effflux MFS transporter, translating into MVTLLGGLTAFGALSIDMYLPALPAIANDFGASDGVVERSLATFLAGLALGQLFYGPLSDRIGRRPPLIAGVAIYVLASVLCAFATSPNVLAALRFGQGVGACAGMVISRAIVRDVFDHQESARVFSLMMLVFGLAPVLAPLLGSYLMLVTSWRAIFAFMTLFGMVMLYAVVFRLGETRSDATEATARGEHPIAALRLLATNRKLLGYMLASACNSACLFTYISASPALLMGAYGVSPTGFGWLFGLNALGLIIASQINRAALARFHADSILAVASVAAALFGLALLAIALLDVGGLPAIMAMLFGILSSFGFIMGNASAGALSVDPVRAGSISALMGAAGFTVGGLTMTIATLFADGTAIPMAAVMCVSLMIAAMAFFGLTRRAAPRADDRFHS; encoded by the coding sequence ATGGTGACGCTGCTCGGCGGGCTGACCGCGTTCGGCGCGCTCTCCATCGACATGTACCTGCCCGCGCTTCCGGCGATCGCCAACGACTTCGGCGCTTCGGACGGTGTCGTCGAACGCTCGCTGGCGACCTTCCTCGCGGGCCTCGCGCTCGGGCAACTGTTCTACGGGCCGCTTTCCGACCGCATCGGGCGGCGGCCGCCGCTGATCGCGGGCGTCGCGATCTACGTGCTGGCGTCCGTGCTGTGCGCCTTCGCGACGTCTCCCAATGTGCTTGCCGCGCTCCGTTTCGGGCAGGGCGTGGGGGCCTGCGCCGGGATGGTGATCTCCCGCGCCATCGTCCGCGACGTGTTCGACCATCAGGAATCGGCGCGCGTGTTCTCGCTGATGATGCTCGTGTTCGGGCTGGCGCCGGTGCTGGCGCCGCTGCTCGGCAGCTACCTGATGCTGGTGACGAGCTGGCGGGCGATTTTCGCCTTCATGACGCTGTTCGGGATGGTGATGCTGTACGCCGTCGTGTTCCGCCTCGGCGAGACGCGCTCCGACGCGACCGAGGCGACGGCGCGCGGCGAGCACCCGATCGCGGCGCTGAGGCTGCTTGCGACCAACCGCAAGCTGCTCGGCTACATGCTGGCGAGCGCCTGCAACAGCGCGTGCCTGTTCACCTACATCTCGGCCTCGCCGGCGCTGCTCATGGGCGCCTACGGCGTTTCGCCCACCGGCTTCGGCTGGCTGTTCGGGCTGAACGCGCTCGGCCTCATCATCGCCAGCCAGATCAATCGCGCGGCGCTCGCGCGCTTTCACGCCGACAGCATCCTCGCCGTCGCGAGCGTCGCCGCGGCGCTGTTCGGGCTGGCGCTGCTGGCGATCGCGCTTCTCGATGTCGGCGGGCTTCCGGCGATCATGGCGATGCTGTTCGGCATCCTCTCCAGCTTCGGGTTCATAATGGGCAATGCGAGCGCGGGCGCGCTCAGCGTCGATCCGGTACGCGCGGGCTCGATCAGCGCGCTGATGGGCGCCGCCGGTTTCACGGTCGGGGGGCTGACGATGACGATCGCCACCCTGTTCGCGGACGGAACCGCCATTCCGATGGCGGCGGTGATGTGCGTGTCGCTGATGATCGCGGCAATGGCCTTTTTCGGGCTGACGCGCCGCGCGGCACCGCGCGCGGATGACCGATTTCATAGCTGA
- the trxB gene encoding thioredoxin-disulfide reductase: MGETKHVRVAVIGSGPAGYTAGVYAARAALSPVIIRGLQPGGQLTITTDVENWPGESMIMGPDLMEKMAAQAKHVGAEIVDDLVTDVDFGQRPFRLTLDSGSVYLADTVVIATGAQARWLGLESEGRFRGFGVSACATCDGFFYRGKTVAVVGGGNTAVEEALFLTNFAQKVYLIHRRDELRADKTNQARLLANPKVEPVWNAEVAEVIGSTEPPGVTGLRLRGTSGAPDRALDVDGLFIAIGHDPATALFKGKLNMDEEGYILTAPDSTATSVPGVFAAGDVKDKVFRQAVTAAGMGCMAALEAERFLAHREAGLAEAAE; this comes from the coding sequence ATGGGTGAGACGAAGCATGTTCGCGTGGCGGTGATCGGTTCGGGACCCGCCGGATATACGGCAGGCGTCTATGCGGCCCGCGCGGCGCTCAGTCCGGTGATCATTCGCGGCCTGCAACCGGGCGGACAGCTCACCATCACCACGGACGTCGAGAACTGGCCCGGCGAATCGATGATCATGGGCCCCGACCTCATGGAGAAGATGGCCGCGCAGGCGAAGCACGTGGGCGCGGAGATCGTCGACGACCTCGTGACCGACGTCGATTTCGGGCAGCGCCCGTTCCGGCTCACGCTCGATTCGGGAAGCGTCTATCTCGCCGATACCGTGGTGATCGCGACCGGCGCGCAGGCGCGCTGGCTCGGCCTCGAGAGCGAGGGTCGCTTCCGCGGCTTCGGCGTTTCGGCGTGCGCGACCTGCGACGGCTTCTTCTATCGCGGCAAGACGGTCGCGGTGGTCGGCGGCGGCAATACGGCGGTGGAGGAGGCGCTGTTCCTCACCAACTTCGCGCAGAAGGTGTACCTGATCCATCGCCGCGACGAACTGCGCGCGGACAAGACGAACCAGGCGCGCCTGCTCGCCAATCCGAAGGTGGAGCCGGTGTGGAACGCAGAGGTCGCCGAGGTGATCGGCAGCACGGAGCCGCCCGGCGTCACCGGCCTCAGGCTGCGCGGGACGAGCGGCGCGCCCGACCGCGCGCTCGACGTCGACGGGCTGTTCATCGCGATCGGCCATGATCCGGCGACCGCGCTGTTCAAGGGCAAGCTGAACATGGACGAGGAGGGCTATATCCTCACCGCGCCCGACAGCACGGCGACGTCCGTGCCCGGCGTGTTCGCGGCGGGCGACGTGAAGGACAAGGTGTTCCGGCAGGCGGTGACGGCGGCCGGCATGGGCTGCATGGCGGCGCTGGAGGCCGAGCGTTTCCTCGCGCACCGCGAAGCCGGGCTCGCGGAAGCGGCCGAGTAG
- a CDS encoding LysR family transcriptional regulator: MLDWEKLRLFHTVSEAGSFTEASRRLGMSQPALSRQIAALEDTLGAKLFHRHARGLAMTHEGEQLAATTTEMFESVERTRQAIDLSKDRPSGEIRLTTTMSFGSTWLPHMLPEFLERYPDININMVLADDDLDLQKREADVAIRFHPSTQNDLVQRQLAAIRYRLCGSPDYFARHGVPKTVADLDNHRIIAFGETAPTTIRGVNWIQDVGHQGPPRRAVLVVNSVFGILQAVEAGVGIAALPSYLIRASGRVKVILPDVQGPVFRTYFVYVPELRNAIRIKVLRDFLIEKMTPASLDIDESYALGA, translated from the coding sequence GTGCTCGACTGGGAAAAGCTCAGGCTTTTTCACACGGTATCGGAAGCGGGCAGCTTCACCGAGGCGTCGCGCCGGCTGGGCATGAGCCAGCCCGCGCTGTCGCGCCAGATCGCCGCGCTCGAGGACACGCTCGGCGCCAAGCTGTTCCACCGCCACGCGCGCGGGCTCGCCATGACGCACGAGGGCGAGCAGCTTGCCGCGACGACGACCGAGATGTTCGAGAGCGTCGAGCGCACGCGGCAGGCGATCGACCTTTCGAAGGACCGGCCGAGCGGGGAAATCCGGCTGACGACCACCATGTCGTTCGGCTCGACATGGCTTCCGCACATGCTGCCGGAGTTCCTCGAGCGCTATCCCGACATCAACATCAACATGGTGCTGGCGGACGACGACCTCGACCTTCAGAAGCGCGAGGCGGACGTCGCCATCCGCTTCCACCCGTCGACGCAGAACGATCTGGTGCAGCGGCAGCTCGCCGCGATCCGCTACCGCCTGTGCGGCTCGCCCGACTATTTCGCGCGCCACGGCGTGCCGAAGACCGTCGCCGACCTCGATAACCACCGCATCATCGCCTTCGGCGAAACCGCGCCGACGACGATTCGCGGCGTCAACTGGATCCAGGACGTCGGCCATCAGGGGCCGCCCCGGCGCGCCGTGCTGGTCGTGAACAGCGTGTTCGGCATCCTGCAGGCGGTGGAGGCCGGTGTGGGCATTGCAGCATTGCCGAGCTATCTGATCCGCGCATCCGGCCGGGTGAAGGTCATCCTGCCGGATGTGCAGGGGCCCGTGTTCCGCACCTATTTCGTTTACGTGCCGGAACTGAGGAATGCCATTCGAATCAAGGTATTGCGGGATTTCCTCATCGAGAAGATGACGCCCGCCTCGCTCGACATCGACGAGAGTTATGCTTTGGGCGCATAG
- a CDS encoding 3-hydroxyacyl-CoA dehydrogenase NAD-binding domain-containing protein: MTAINDVVDLSRDGEIAVITVNSPPVNALSAPVRDGIAEGVTSAVADPDVKAIVLVCAGRTFIAGADITEFGKPPRGVSLHDMIDRIESATKPVIAAIHGTALGGGLETALGAHYRVAVPSAKLGLPEVKLGLLPGAGGTQRLPRVVGAEAALKMVTSGNPIGAKAALDSGLVDELVDEADLRGGAVAFARKVVAESRPLKKIRERSVTADPALFERFRAENARKFRGFDAPEANIKCIEAAVALPFEDGLKRERELFMGLMTGTQSAAQRHIFFAERQAARIKDLPEGTAPRPVKSVGVIGAGTMGGGISMNFLSAGIPVTIVETNPEALDRGVGIMRKNYAASAAKGALKPEAVEANMGRLSPTLDLEALKDCDLIIEAVFEDMAVKKEIFGKLDRIAKPGAILATNTSYLDVDEIASATSRPQDVVGLHFFSPANVMKLLEVVRGAKTAPDVLATAMGLAKTIGKVAVVAGVCFGFIGNRMLRARQDQAQALILEGAMPWDVDRVLYDFGFPMGPFQMADLAGLDIGWNAATSKGETVRDRLCEAGKRGQKTGSGFYDYDEKRNRTPSKVAEEIILAKSAELGIARRQVSDQEILERCLYPMINEGARILEEGIAQRPSDIDVAWIYGYGFPVYRGGPMFYGDTVGLKTLLEGLEKYEKVHGAAFKPAALLTKLAAEGKSFRDLN; this comes from the coding sequence ATGACTGCCATCAACGACGTTGTCGACCTTTCCCGCGACGGGGAAATCGCCGTGATCACGGTGAATTCGCCGCCCGTGAACGCGCTCTCCGCGCCGGTGCGCGACGGCATCGCGGAGGGCGTGACGTCGGCGGTCGCCGACCCGGACGTGAAGGCGATCGTGCTCGTCTGCGCCGGCCGTACCTTCATCGCGGGAGCCGACATCACCGAGTTCGGCAAGCCGCCGCGCGGCGTCAGCCTGCACGACATGATCGACCGCATCGAAAGCGCGACGAAGCCGGTGATCGCCGCGATCCACGGCACCGCGCTCGGCGGCGGCCTCGAAACCGCGCTCGGCGCGCACTACCGCGTCGCCGTCCCGTCCGCGAAGCTCGGCCTTCCCGAAGTGAAGCTCGGCCTGCTCCCCGGCGCGGGCGGCACGCAGCGCCTGCCCCGCGTCGTCGGCGCCGAGGCGGCGCTCAAAATGGTCACGTCCGGAAACCCCATCGGCGCCAAGGCCGCGCTCGACTCCGGCCTCGTCGACGAACTCGTCGATGAAGCCGATCTCCGCGGCGGCGCCGTCGCCTTCGCGCGCAAGGTCGTCGCCGAAAGCCGTCCGCTGAAGAAGATCCGCGAGCGCAGCGTCACCGCCGATCCCGCGCTGTTCGAACGCTTCCGCGCCGAGAACGCCCGCAAGTTCCGCGGCTTCGACGCGCCCGAGGCCAACATCAAGTGCATCGAGGCCGCCGTCGCCCTCCCCTTCGAGGACGGCCTGAAGCGCGAGCGCGAGCTGTTCATGGGCCTGATGACGGGCACCCAGTCCGCCGCCCAGCGCCACATCTTCTTCGCCGAGCGGCAGGCCGCGCGCATCAAGGACCTGCCGGAAGGCACCGCGCCGCGCCCCGTGAAATCGGTCGGCGTGATCGGCGCGGGCACGATGGGCGGCGGCATCTCCATGAACTTCCTGTCGGCGGGCATCCCCGTGACCATCGTGGAAACGAATCCGGAAGCGCTCGACCGCGGCGTCGGCATCATGCGCAAGAACTACGCGGCGAGCGCCGCCAAGGGCGCGCTGAAGCCCGAAGCCGTCGAGGCCAACATGGGCCGCCTCTCGCCCACGCTCGATCTCGAAGCGCTGAAGGACTGCGACCTCATCATCGAGGCCGTGTTCGAGGACATGGCCGTGAAGAAGGAGATCTTCGGAAAGCTCGACCGCATCGCGAAGCCCGGCGCGATCCTCGCCACCAACACCTCGTACCTCGACGTCGACGAGATCGCCTCGGCCACGTCACGACCGCAGGATGTCGTCGGCCTCCACTTCTTCTCGCCCGCGAACGTGATGAAGCTGCTGGAGGTCGTGCGCGGCGCGAAGACCGCGCCCGACGTGCTCGCCACCGCGATGGGGCTCGCGAAAACCATCGGCAAGGTCGCGGTGGTCGCAGGCGTCTGCTTCGGCTTCATCGGCAACCGTATGCTCCGCGCGCGTCAGGACCAGGCGCAGGCGCTGATCCTCGAAGGCGCGATGCCGTGGGACGTGGACCGCGTGCTCTACGACTTCGGCTTCCCGATGGGGCCGTTCCAGATGGCCGACCTCGCCGGGCTCGACATCGGCTGGAACGCCGCGACCTCGAAGGGCGAAACCGTGCGCGACCGGCTCTGCGAGGCGGGCAAGCGCGGGCAGAAGACCGGCAGCGGCTTCTACGACTACGACGAGAAGCGCAACCGCACGCCCTCGAAGGTGGCCGAGGAGATCATCCTCGCGAAGTCCGCCGAGCTCGGCATCGCGCGGCGGCAGGTTTCGGATCAGGAAATCCTCGAACGCTGCCTCTATCCGATGATCAACGAGGGCGCGAGGATTCTGGAGGAAGGCATCGCGCAGCGCCCGTCCGACATCGACGTGGCGTGGATCTACGGCTACGGCTTCCCCGTCTATCGCGGCGGCCCAATGTTCTACGGCGACACGGTCGGTCTCAAGACCCTGCTCGAAGGCCTCGAAAAGTACGAGAAGGTGCACGGCGCGGCCTTCAAACCCGCAGCGCTTCTCACGAAGCTCGCGGCCGAAGGGAAGTCTTTCCGCGACCTCAACTGA
- a CDS encoding sensor histidine kinase: MRHDDTIRTAVALAERDSPDARAAAFRQLIDLSLQGKDCADARLRRRALRALSRLSRDVPESLRNAMIDKAARAGARSLHLRLFRGSVSHHYDRMLQVARLDEPEWWRLARRAPRHLYAGMLSRRDLPGPVRELLSGGGAGPAAGGGADRLFVPDAALAAKPAEVVDKARFAPAMPSAALDAPAAPALESGRSQIRELLDRISAFRSRGHEPEHGEAAGEAAPEPRESPTVEELERRWTWRCDEQGVLIESPATPPQLVGHWLVEFDSPDGSGQVRRAAERRVPFRDVIVTCQPELELPGRWRMSGLPQFDRKTGRFTGYWGSAIALDPPERIAAAASQAAGLFGTGASSEAFATMAHEVRTPLNAIIGFAQLIEGEILGEAGAAYKAQAGDILKQAEKLLSAFDDLSDAARIEQGRYRPGLGTFDAAAKAREVIARYEGLAGDRGVALVPFVADAIPPVASDSSVFERALARLLTAAVACAAADEAVLVIVQGEGGALRVAVSRPRATLGKSEDELFDPAGIPGGEDAAPILGVGFGLKLVGSLAATVGGTFRLAPHVFELSIPLGHPPQRQDDPQEDASEAS, from the coding sequence ATGCGCCACGACGACACCATAAGAACGGCCGTTGCGCTGGCGGAGCGGGATTCTCCCGACGCCCGCGCGGCCGCCTTTCGTCAGCTCATCGACCTGTCGCTGCAAGGCAAGGATTGCGCGGATGCGCGTCTGCGGCGGCGGGCGCTGAGGGCGCTGTCGCGGCTGAGCCGGGACGTGCCCGAATCGCTCCGCAACGCGATGATCGACAAGGCCGCGCGCGCCGGGGCGCGCAGCCTGCACCTGCGCCTGTTCCGGGGCAGCGTGTCGCACCACTACGACCGGATGTTGCAGGTCGCGCGCCTCGACGAGCCCGAATGGTGGCGGTTGGCAAGGCGGGCGCCGAGGCATCTCTACGCCGGGATGCTCTCGCGCCGTGATCTGCCGGGTCCGGTGCGCGAACTGCTTTCGGGTGGCGGCGCAGGGCCTGCCGCGGGGGGAGGGGCCGACCGGCTGTTCGTGCCCGACGCCGCCCTTGCCGCGAAGCCCGCCGAAGTGGTGGACAAGGCGCGTTTCGCGCCCGCGATGCCGTCGGCGGCGCTGGACGCGCCGGCGGCGCCCGCGCTCGAATCAGGCCGCAGCCAGATTCGGGAACTGCTCGACCGGATCTCGGCGTTTCGTTCGCGCGGGCATGAACCCGAACATGGCGAGGCCGCGGGGGAAGCCGCGCCCGAACCGCGCGAAAGCCCGACTGTCGAGGAACTGGAACGCCGGTGGACGTGGCGCTGCGACGAACAGGGCGTGCTCATCGAAAGCCCGGCGACGCCGCCGCAGCTCGTCGGGCACTGGCTCGTCGAGTTCGACAGCCCGGACGGCAGCGGGCAGGTGCGCCGCGCGGCGGAGCGCCGCGTGCCGTTCCGCGACGTGATCGTCACCTGCCAGCCGGAGCTCGAGCTTCCCGGCCGCTGGCGCATGTCCGGCCTGCCGCAGTTCGACCGCAAGACGGGCCGGTTTACGGGCTATTGGGGGAGCGCGATCGCGCTCGATCCGCCGGAGCGCATCGCCGCGGCCGCATCGCAGGCGGCGGGGCTGTTCGGCACGGGCGCCTCCAGCGAGGCGTTCGCGACGATGGCGCACGAGGTGCGCACGCCGCTCAACGCCATCATCGGCTTCGCGCAGCTGATCGAGGGCGAAATCCTCGGCGAGGCCGGAGCCGCGTACAAGGCGCAGGCGGGCGACATATTGAAGCAGGCCGAGAAGCTGCTGAGCGCGTTCGACGACCTGTCCGACGCCGCGCGCATCGAGCAGGGCCGTTACCGCCCCGGCCTCGGCACGTTCGACGCGGCGGCGAAGGCGCGCGAGGTGATCGCGCGCTACGAGGGCCTCGCCGGGGATCGCGGCGTGGCGCTGGTGCCGTTCGTCGCCGATGCCATTCCGCCCGTCGCCTCCGATTCCTCGGTCTTCGAGCGCGCGCTGGCGCGGCTGCTGACCGCCGCCGTGGCCTGCGCCGCCGCCGACGAGGCGGTGCTGGTGATCGTGCAGGGCGAAGGCGGCGCGCTGCGCGTCGCGGTGAGCCGCCCGCGCGCGACGCTCGGCAAGAGCGAGGACGAGCTGTTCGATCCCGCGGGCATTCCCGGCGGCGAGGACGCGGCGCCGATCCTCGGCGTCGGCTTCGGGCTGAAGCTCGTCGGCAGCCTCGCCGCGACGGTCGGCGGCACGTTCCGGCTCGCGCCCCACGTCTTCGAGCTCTCCATCCCCCTCGGGCACCCGCCCCAGCGGCAGGACGACCCGCAGGAAGACGCAAGCGAGGCCTCGTAA
- a CDS encoding Lrp/AsnC family transcriptional regulator, whose translation MPSNRHIIDETDRIVLKSLQDEGRLTNVELAARAGLTAPPTLRRVRALETAGIIRGYHADLNPEALGYGIMVFAMVSLKSQAENDLRAFEEHVAGLPPIRECHMLNGEIDFILKIVAHDLQEFQRFLTAHLTSAPNVEHVKTSLTIRTSKNLPGIPVDDA comes from the coding sequence ATGCCGTCGAATCGACATATTATCGACGAAACGGACCGGATCGTCCTGAAAAGTCTTCAGGACGAGGGCCGCCTCACCAACGTCGAGCTCGCCGCGCGCGCCGGGCTGACCGCGCCGCCGACGCTGCGCCGCGTCCGCGCGCTCGAAACCGCCGGCATCATCCGCGGCTACCACGCCGACCTCAACCCGGAGGCGCTCGGCTACGGCATCATGGTCTTCGCGATGGTCAGCCTCAAGAGTCAGGCCGAAAACGACCTGCGCGCCTTCGAGGAGCACGTCGCCGGCCTGCCGCCGATCCGCGAGTGCCACATGCTGAACGGCGAGATCGACTTCATCCTGAAGATCGTCGCCCACGACCTCCAGGAATTCCAGCGCTTCCTCACCGCCCACCTCACCTCGGCGCCGAACGTCGAGCACGTGAAGACGTCGCTCACCATCCGCACCTCGAAAAACCTGCCCGGTATCCCCGTCGACGACGCCTGA